A single region of the Geobacillus subterraneus genome encodes:
- a CDS encoding pseudouridine-5'-phosphate glycosidase, producing the protein MNDILVFSEEVAAAKAEQKPIVALESTIISHGMPYPENVQTAKDVEQLIRDRGAVPATIAIIDGKIKIGLTDDELEFLGTSRDIEKVSRRDLPYVVAKKKHGATTVAGTMICAAMAGIRVFATGGIGGVHRGAERTMDISADLQELARTNVAVVCAGAKSILDLGLTLEYLETHGVPVLGYQTDVLPAFYSRTSPFPVDYRLDSAKEIATFIETKWALGLDGGIVVANPVPPEDELEESYITAIIEQALKEAEEKRITGKAVTPFLLDRVKTLTEGKSLKANIALVKNNAALAADLARELS; encoded by the coding sequence ATGAACGACATCCTTGTTTTTTCTGAAGAAGTGGCCGCGGCGAAAGCGGAACAAAAGCCGATCGTCGCTTTGGAATCAACGATCATTTCCCACGGCATGCCGTACCCGGAAAACGTGCAAACGGCGAAAGACGTCGAACAACTGATCCGCGACCGCGGCGCCGTGCCGGCGACGATCGCGATCATCGATGGAAAAATCAAAATCGGGCTAACGGATGACGAGCTTGAGTTTTTAGGCACAAGCCGCGACATTGAAAAAGTGAGCCGCCGCGACTTGCCGTATGTCGTCGCGAAAAAGAAACACGGGGCGACCACGGTGGCGGGGACGATGATTTGTGCGGCGATGGCGGGGATTCGCGTGTTTGCGACCGGCGGCATCGGCGGGGTGCACCGCGGCGCCGAGCGGACGATGGACATCTCGGCTGACTTGCAAGAGTTGGCGCGGACAAACGTCGCGGTCGTCTGCGCCGGGGCGAAATCAATTTTGGATTTAGGGTTGACGCTCGAGTACCTCGAGACGCACGGCGTTCCGGTTCTCGGCTATCAGACGGACGTCCTGCCGGCGTTTTACTCGCGGACAAGCCCGTTTCCCGTCGATTATCGCTTAGATAGCGCCAAAGAGATCGCCACGTTCATTGAAACCAAATGGGCGCTCGGCTTAGACGGCGGCATCGTCGTCGCCAATCCAGTTCCACCAGAGGACGAGCTCGAGGAATCGTACATCACGGCCATCATCGAACAAGCGCTCAAGGAAGCGGAAGAAAAGCGCATCACCGGCAAAGCGGTCACCCCGTTTTTGCTTGACCGGGTGAAAACATTAACTGAAGGGAAAAGTTTAAAAGCGAACATCGCCTTAGTGAAAAACAACGCCGCCTTGGCGGCCGACCTTGCCCGAGAGCTTTCTTGA